The DNA sequence GATAAATGCCTGGACTCGAAGGAATCGGTACTTGTTACTGCACTGATGGGTGGGGTTATAGGACACTACGCTTGCTGCAATGGAGACACTTGGTCTTCTGAGCTTGGAATTCTTAGTGATGATCAGCCTCGGTTAATCACAACCTTCAAGGTTGGTGTCTTTACTTTTCATTTCGTTTCTGATAGAATGCTTACGTCTTGCATGCAATTGCAATTGCAATTGATTGCCTCTGCTCTGTCTCTCGTTGCAAATGTTTGACCTCCTTGAAGTTGCTTAGTTTCGGTATGTTTGCTTTGTGTTTTTGGTTGCACTGTGTCTTCTGATTTGGTTTATCTTTTTGGTACAAGTTGCAGTTCTCGGTTTAAGCTTTATTTCAAAAAAGTTGCGATTTTTACTATCTTGTTCTGCCTTGCTGCATAAGCATACCCCATTTTTGCCTGAACGTTGAAGTTATGCCTATGTGCCAATGATTGTCATGAATTTGTGGACACATATCTACCAGCTTTGCCACTTTCACTCAATGGTTGTGTTATAGACGCGTGCACACCCATTTGTCTCACGTATTCTTGTAGAAGCCTTGTTTGCAATGCGGCTAGCTTATGGCTGGCGGTTTTGTAATATCTCTTATTCTTTAGCTGTGACAAGATGACTAGTATAGTAGTAAGTTGCCCTTACTTTCAGAGGTGGGATGTGGGTTCATCCAATCGTGATTGGGGTCATGAATTATGGATTTATGGGAAAAATATTTGGAAGGCTAGAAGGAAACAAATTAGTTGGCCACTTGGATATGTAGTAGACTACACATGCTAATTTAGCTACGCATTATTGGCAGCCTGTGCGGAAAGGTACCAATGGCGGAGTTACTAAAGCAGGATTACTGGCAGCTGCTGCAGCAGGCTCTGTTATCGGACTGGCGTTTGTGCTTGTTGGCTTTCTCACTACAAAATGTACATATGACGTAGCACTGAAGCAACTGTTTGTAATACCTCTTTCTACTCTTGCTGGACTTTTTGGTAGTGTCATTGATTCTCTTTTGGGAGCAACACTGCAATTCAGTGGATTCTGCACTGTTCGTAACAAGGTAAGTTAAGACAAATGTGATTCAGTTGTTATTAAGGCCAGAGTTGTATCTGCTGAGCTCAGTTTATTTCATCGAGTTTATTCTTCAATATGATGCTGAAGCAAGCTCTTTCTAACTGTTTTTTGTAGGTTGTTGGGAAACCAGGACCTACTGTCAAGAAGATATCGGGTCTCAATTTTCTTGACAACAATGCTGTGAATGTTGTATCAATCCTGATAACAACAATCATCACTTCCATTGCCTGCATTTACGTCTTTTGAGACCGACCGGTTCAACTCACTGTTATGAGTTGTTCAGACAGTGTTGATGCACCGCACTACGGATCCATGTACTAGCACCACAGTGTGTATCTTTGCCCATCTGAAAGAGGGTGTTTCTAggctaaccctaaaccctaactacGGAAAAGTGGGGTTCACAGTGTTCTGCAAGCTGATTTTCTTACATTCATGAATTGACATAATTTACATGAAGGATCTTTGTTAAGCATAAGCTATCAGATAATGGTCGTTACCCAGCTCAGTCAATATTTAGAATACAGAAAGTGTGCTTGTACTTTGATTCCTTTCCACTTTCCATCATGCATTATCTTCTTGTTACTGAAAGTGATGTAAAATTCTTGCCTGGAAGACTAGTTCATGACTCTGCCAAtaaggtgtttttttttttttttgagaaaagatAGAATCCATTAATAACCAAAAGAATTACAAAGCATTGGAATAATCGGTTGTGGTATCAACACCACGACACATATTCCTACCAAGATCCATAGTTATGGGTCCGTCACTAATAGTAACATCCATGAACCGAAAAggtccaacccctaaccaatttTTACGCCTATCACCCCAGGCTACAAAGAAAGATAACCAATCCCGAGTGTCACGATACGACCTCGTCACCAACAGCCAGACGAACCACTCcaccctcttccacaccgtgtccataaaccgccagaccacgtgcaagggaaATCCACCTTTCCGTTGATAACCAAACAGCATCGAAATTCTACCATATTGTTCCCAGGAGTAACACCATATAGATGGCTCCACAACACGaccaaaacctccaaaccctagctcaattGAGTAGGGACGTTTTATTTGACCtaaccaaaaacctgaaactaaaATCCTAATAAAAAATTGACCAAACACGGCGGCCCGGCCCAACCTCCACTTCCCGCAAGGAACTATCGCCGCCCTCCTCCAAACTTGCTGCCAGCATTCTCCATCGTCACCACACCGCCGCCTTGCACCACCACGTTGCAGCAACGTATTCCTACGCCACCGCATCGCCGCACCACAAAGCCGGCCACCCCCAAACCTGGTCGATGTCCGAGATTGAAGCCCAGAAAGGGGCGAACCATCTCCGAGCTCGTCCCTGCCCTGGGATCGAAGCCCCAGCCACCTCCGTACACCCTGAACCATCCGTGACGCCAGGAACAGCCGCTGGCAATCACCCCTTCGCTGTTCCTTGTCAGATCTCACCCATGACCCAAGGGGAGGAGATCTCACCCGATCTGCCCCGTCCAACGTCAAACCACCTTCCACCATCCGTGAACCAGGCCTCCGCCAGAGATCCATGCCGCTAGCCCGGGAAAACTTCCTCTCCCGGACCGGAACGCAAACGGCAGGGAGCCGGCGGCGTTCGGCCGGGAGaggcgctctctctctctctcgaagacgctctctctctctctctctcctttttctccgcgcgtgaggcgcgttctcCAGTTAGTAGTCTTAGGTTTGATTTTATGTTTAACCTAGTGTGGCAGCAAAAATAAGCTAGGAAGGAACTCTGATCCTTTGCCAATAAGGTGTTAAAGGTCATTGACTTTCAGAAAGATAAGTTTTTGCTTGACCTTGGGATCACTAGTGTTTTGAAGAAATTGCTCTCTACTTGGTGTGCTCGGTGGATAAGGCAAGTGAGGTTGAGCATAGCAAGTGAGGCAAATGGTGGGCATGCTCGTGCCTATGTAAGAGAGGCTAAAGATGCCCGTGTCTCGTGAGGCTAATAGCGTTTTAGCCATTTCTTTACACTGACAACCTTCATTTCGTTTTCCTCTCCCAATTCTCATTTAGGACCGTTGGAAAATTGAGCTCGATAATTTTATCCATttcttaaaatgacaaaaatattTGTCGGTAAAGATCGTTCTCAAGTGCTTTTCTTTAATGTTTTTATGCTAGATTAAACCACACAATTTACTTCCGGAGCTTGTAAATCATGGGCCTGTGATTCTTGAGGCTGTACAGAAAGTTACTGCAGTTAAACAAACCGGACTGGATGAGCTTGTCCTCATCTATCATGGGATCCATCATATAATCTTTTAGGTATGGACATGAGGAGTAGCCATCCAAACTTTTTGTAACGCATCGTCAACAATATACGGCTCCCTCTCATCACTTTCATGATTACTTTTTCATGAGCTTCAGGTGAGACTCATGGACTCAGTGATGCTCTTTGGATTCTAATCCGGTACCCTCCAAACGAAGATAGAAGTCAATGGCAGCAAGCAACACCAACTCTTCTCTTTTATTATTTTCATACAGCTGTATGATTCCATTTCAACAAGGATTGTAGATGAAGATGAATTGAATTATCATATCGTGCAGCATTTGGTTTCAGACCAGAACAGCAAGCAAAACCAGATTAAATAACACGCAGATCAAATGTACATTCAGTTTTGAGCAAGCGTCAATTCATGGTAACAACATTCGGATTTATGTCCTAATCTCAACTCCGCACCCAGCTAAAAAATACGGTTCATAAATTTAACAGAAGATGTTCAAAAGGGAAAAGAACAACAAATTTAGCTATACATCGATCTTCTATTGGCATTCGAAAGCCAATGGCTTAATATTCATAAGCATGATCACCATCTACTTGAAACGAAAAAGGCAGAATACAACTTCCAAAAGAGGTGTCAATAAACACGACGGCAAGCAAAAGGGTCGGTCTGTTACGAGCTTCAGCACAGCAGGATCACCATccacaaaattcaaaacaacatcCAGGCACTAATACTAATGCAACTCATTGTTATCCCAAACTTTTGTCCATCCAACTCACAACCGATTCCTGGTACTCGATTAATCCTGTTGCTTGGGAAATTAGCAGACAACAGGACAAGTGGAAGGCTTGATGGGAGCTACAAAGTTACAAGCTACAACAGGTTGAACGCCAGCAGCAGTTTCCAAGCGTTCCCATGTTAACCTTCGCTTCTCGGCTGCAGAATTTGACTTTATATGTTCCTCCTCCAACTTACATTGGCAGGCAAGTACCAGCTCCTCATCCATCTCGCAAAACATCTTCCTCACATTCATTGTCAGGTTGAGCACCGCTTGATTCCAGTGGTTTTGGGTGTTTCGCTCAATAGCTGGGAAGACAAGTGGCAAAATCACCTGGCGGTTATGCCCGATAAGGTTAAGGATGTGCTCATTGTTCCATAGCAAGTGAGCTCGCTCAGCCACCTGAAAAGGAAATGTGTCATAAAGCAAAAAAACCAAAGGAAAAGGGATGAAAATGGTACGAGTAACAGCTTCATCAATCGAATGATCCCTAAAATGTGATGCTACTAAATATCTACAAACATGGTGAAAAATCTAGAAAACCAAGTCCTATGATGGCAATACGGGCATCAAGTTGGTAATAATTACCTGGTAATGGGAACTATTGAGGCAGCATCTAATTCTTCGGAACAAAGGGACCATGATCTTTTGGAACTCGTCCATACTAGTCATTTCCAAAACCTCTTCTAACTCACTTAGAAACATCAACTCCTTCTGGCTATTTGTTACTGGCCAGTACTTCAACAATCCCTTTATAACAGTGCTAGCCAACTTCGGGTCCTTCTCTATAAACTGTACAACGCAATATGTCAATTGCTGATGATAAATTCCCACTGATTTTGGTTTGTGTAGAGGAATCAGAGCCCTCCACAAAAATATCTTGTGCTCCTCCTTCAATGGCAAAGCAAACCCGCTAATTACACTTCCAAAAATCTCCAACAGCTCAGACATACCATTATGCCTTTCAGTTTCAAAAACAAAACGATAGATGATATTGCTGACAGCTTTTCGTATAAAAGGTCTATGCACCATGAATTTTCCATAGATCCTATGCAGAATAGTTTTCAAGCAGTCTCTTTCTCTTGGGTCCTCGGAATCAAAGAGGTCAAGTAATCGTACGATAAAAGAATGATCTACATGCTTTTTCGCCACCTTTATGTCAAGCGAATTGTAACTGATAAACCGAACCAGTAGATCATACACAATTTGCAGATGTGACCAAGCAGGATCAAACATTGGTTCTTCATCTTCGGTTTCACCACCAGTAAAATTAGATCGGTACTTAGGTGGGAAAACTCTAAACAGGTTGGTTGCACACATTTTACACATTGCAGATATTGCTGGTTCATTAAACTTTGCAGATCCAGaagaaacaaaatcaacaagTTCAATCAACGTTTCACGCTTAAGATCTTGCTTAGCTGGATCGCTAGAATCAATGATCTCGCAGCAAACATTCAACTTACTGATAAACAGATTCTGCTTCTGTGGATTTGAAACCTCTTTGAAAGACAGATGAGGCTCCACTACCTCTGCTCCAGCTGAAATGCTTGCTGGGAAAACAGCTGAAGACACTCGTTTGACAACATTTAATTTGCTTGTAAGAGAACTCCCACCAATTGTACATTGGAAACCACTGCCCAAATTGGGACTATTGTTGCCAGAATCACTCCCGGTGGAATCTAGTGACTCTGATTTTGGCTTGCGAGGGAATTTGCTCAGAATTTGCTTAAGCATGGTGGAGTCCTACAGAATCAGCGAACATTTAACATGGATCAATGTTATAGGCGCAATCAAGTCAACATAATaatgagaagaagagaaaaggtcAGCTTTAAAATTGCTAATTACAACAGGATTTCAGGCTATTGTACGTTATCTACAGCTTTCCATAACATTAACCTCTATATCTCTTAGATATATCAGCTAGGAAATAATCCATATATGTGGAGTGGAGTCTAAACACAGTAGCTATCATGTCCAACAAAATGATGTAAAACTAAGATTGTTAAAACCAATATAAAGTCTTCAACTGCAGAAGTAGTCCAGGAGCAAGAAGAAGACCACTTAACAAGGCTAAGATGACAGGTCATTATGACTTATGAAGCTAAAGGCAGAAAACCAGTGTGATGAAACTGAAACTGAGCCGTACACAACGATTTCTCAAGGCATTTGACTAAACAACTTCAGTGAGCTCATGGACTGTAAACATATttaaaataaatctttaaaCCAGAATCGGGACAGGATAATCCATCTGAATGACCACATTTCTTTGGTAAACCAGAACTAAAGCCTATGCGAGTAATGAACATTTTCCAGCAATGCTAAATTCAGATCAAACTCAaagcaaaattcaaaacatgaaTCATCTTTGGCCAACAAAATCCTCATAAACACTTACTTCAGTCTTATGAAAAACAAGCTACAAATACAAGACTCCTTTTGGCAATAAGTTTTAAAATAACAAATGCAAGAAAAGTTGTTAGATTTTG is a window from the Rosa chinensis cultivar Old Blush chromosome 2, RchiOBHm-V2, whole genome shotgun sequence genome containing:
- the LOC112189483 gene encoding serine/threonine protein phosphatase 2A 57 kDa regulatory subunit B' kappa isoform translates to MLKQILSKFPRKPKSESLDSTGSDSGNNSPNLGSGFQCTIGGSSLTSKLNVVKRVSSAVFPASISAGAEVVEPHLSFKEVSNPQKQNLFISKLNVCCEIIDSSDPAKQDLKRETLIELVDFVSSGSAKFNEPAISAMCKMCATNLFRVFPPKYRSNFTGGETEDEEPMFDPAWSHLQIVYDLLVRFISYNSLDIKVAKKHVDHSFIVRLLDLFDSEDPRERDCLKTILHRIYGKFMVHRPFIRKAVSNIIYRFVFETERHNGMSELLEIFGSVISGFALPLKEEHKIFLWRALIPLHKPKSVGIYHQQLTYCVVQFIEKDPKLASTVIKGLLKYWPVTNSQKELMFLSELEEVLEMTSMDEFQKIMVPLFRRIRCCLNSSHYQVAERAHLLWNNEHILNLIGHNRQVILPLVFPAIERNTQNHWNQAVLNLTMNVRKMFCEMDEELVLACQCKLEEEHIKSNSAAEKRRLTWERLETAAGVQPVVACNFVAPIKPSTCPVVC
- the LOC112189484 gene encoding protein PGR, with the translated sequence MDSHLIQPLIAFLISTFVAARAYRRESLDFSGAIAGLAVMTLHIAVGYRYGAVLLVFFFTSSKLTKVGEDKKRRVDPEFKEGGQRNWIQVLSNAGISSVLVVGLWTLTGLEDKCLDSKESVLVTALMGGVIGHYACCNGDTWSSELGILSDDQPRLITTFKPVRKGTNGGVTKAGLLAAAAAGSVIGLAFVLVGFLTTKCTYDVALKQLFVIPLSTLAGLFGSVIDSLLGATLQFSGFCTVRNKVVGKPGPTVKKISGLNFLDNNAVNVVSILITTIITSIACIYVF